Proteins from a genomic interval of Zingiber officinale cultivar Zhangliang chromosome 2A, Zo_v1.1, whole genome shotgun sequence:
- the LOC122041186 gene encoding rhodanese-like domain-containing protein 4, chloroplastic codes for MEVLNAAGLTPLASLHKAASSSSSPGKRAEARRSLLPLRIRNLAALSSVLGAGGLARALTYEEALNQTFGSSSPFPDFDLSGLLDGIVSFVTDNPLIVGGAGLALAVPLVISQVLNLAQSWGVESAKGAYAKLSEDSGAQLLDIREGKDLRQVGSPDLRGLKKKAVAITYRGDDKQRFLKKLELKFKDPANTTLYILDKFDGNSELVAELVTLNGFKAAYAIKDGAEGTRGWMSSGLPWLQPKQGVDFSNLKDSLVSIFEESSDGLAVTLGLAAATGLGILASTEIETVLQLLGSAALIQFVTKRLLFAKDRKVTLQQLDEFLNTKVAPKELVDEIKMIGKALLPASTSATASPEVKPETKVEASTEPAPVVNSIPNAEVEADSLPATPTPLSPYPYYPDLKPPTSPSPSAP; via the exons ATGGAAGTTCTAAATGCTGCAGGCCTCACTCCATTAGCCTCGCTCCACAAGGccgcttcctcttcctcctcccccgGAAAAAGGGCCGAGGCCAGGCGGTCGCTTCTACCCCTCAGGATCCGCAACCTCGCCGCCCTCTCGTCCGTTCTCGGCGCCGGAGGGCTCGCCAGAGCCTTGACCTATGAGGAAGCGCTAAACCAGACCTTCGGCAGCTCCTCCCCCTTCCCGGACTTCGATCTCAGCGGGCTCCTCGACGGGATCGTGAGCTTCGTCACCGACAACCCTCTCATCGTCGGCGGCGCTGGGTTGGCACTGGCGGTGCCGCTCGTTATTTCTCAGGTGTTGAATCTGGCGCAGAGCTGGGGGGTGGAGTCCGCCAAGGGGGCGTACGCCAAGCTCTCCGAGGACAGCGGTGCGCAGCTGTTGGACATAAGGGAGGGGAAGGATTTAAGGCAGGTGGGGAGCCCAGATTTGAGGGGATTGAAGAAGAAGGCGGTAGCGATCACGTATAGAGGGGACGACAAGCAAAGGTTCCTGAAGAAGCTTGAGTTGAAGTTTAAGGATCCTGCCAATACTACCTTGTACATTCTCGACAA GTTTGATGGTAACTCTGAACTGGTTGCTGAACTGGTTACTCTAAATGGTTTTAAAGCAGCATATGCAATTAAAGATGGTGCAGAAGGAACTCGAGGATGGATG AGTAGTGGTCTTCCTTGGTTGCAACCTAAACAGGGTGTTGATTTTAGCAATCTAAAAGATTCACTTGTTAGCATATTTGAA GAAAGTTCAGATGGTCTTGCTGTTACTCTTGGATTAGCAGCTGCCACTGGCTTAGGTATATTGGCTTCGACTGAG ATAGAAACTGTACTCCAACTATTAGGATCAGCTGCTCTTATTCAGTTTGTCACAAAACGACTCTTGTTTGCAAAA GATAGGAAGGTCACTCTTCAACAACTTGATGAGTTCTTGAACACAAAGGTTGCTCCGAAAGAGCTAGTTGATGAGATTAAG ATGATCGGCAAGGCTCTTCTTCCAGCATCTACTAGTGCGACAGCTAGTCCAGAAGTAAAACCTGAGACAAAAGTAGAGGCCTCAACTGAACCTGCCCCAGTAGTCAACTCAATTCCCAACGCAGAAGTTGAGGCTGACTCTCTTCCAGCAACACCAACACCTCTTTCTCCCTACCCATAT TACCCAGACCTCAAGCCTCCAACTTCACCTTCTCCTTCGGCGCCTTGA
- the LOC122041185 gene encoding high mobility group B protein 6-like, with product MAMSVQKKGRSRKALKDLLPSEVNISDSSSLVCDLSKDDGEGLSPRVSRKNSRKGPAKSKPSLSEAEKSFADELLQLQGRLQQLQLEKEKTEGLLKQRDEMLKQKDEEIENRDKEHEKLQEELMKTQKLKEFKPTMNFPLVKSLREKDQDKNDKKKSKGKIGDQKRKPCPAYVSWCKDQWNDVKKENLDADFKEISNVLGTKWKALSADEKKPYTDRYQKEKEAYQEVVKQEKREKEAMKLLEEEQMQKTAMELLEQYLQFQQEVEKEGKKARKEKDPLKPKHPMSAFFLFSKERREALLQEKKTILEISKIAGEEWKNMAEEQKAPYEEIAKTLKENYNQEIKLYKQKKIEEATTLEKEEEEHIKVRMQEALQLLKKKEKTDNMIKETKENRNRKKKAKEEQIADPNRPKRPPSSFLLFSKEARKQVMEERPGIPNNTLNAMISVKWKEMNEGEKKIWNDKAAEGLCAYKKEVEEYNKALMENKTTPKE from the exons ATGGCGATGTCGGTTCAAAAGAAGGGCAGGAGCCGGAAGGCTCTGAAGGACTTGCTGCCGAGCGAGGTCAACATCTCCGATTCATCCTCACTGGTGTGTGATCTTAGCAAGGACGATGGCGAAGGCCTCTCTCCCCGTGTCTCGCGCAAGAATTCCAGGAAAGGGCCTGCGAAGTCCAAGCCTTCTTTGTCGGAGGCCGAGAAGTCCTTCGCGGACGAGTTGCTCCAGCTGCAGGGAAGACTCCAGCAGCTCCAACTCGAGAAAGAGAAGACAGAAGGGCTCCTGAAGCAACGCGACGAGATGCTGAAGCAGAAGGATGAGGAGATCGAGAACCGAGACAAGGAACACGAGAAGCTGCAGGAGGAGCTCATGAAGACCCAGAAGCTGAAAGAGTTCAAACCCACAATG AACTTTCCTCTTGTTAAATCTCTAAGAGAGAAAGATCAAGATAAGAATGATAAGAAGAAGAGCAAAGGAAAAATTGGTGACCAGAAGAGGAAACCATGCCCGGCATACGTCTCGTGGTGCAAAGATCAGTGGAACGAC GTGAAAAAAGAGAACCTTGATGCTGATTTTAAAGAGATTTCCAATGTGCTTGGAACAAAatggaaggcgttgagcgcagaTGAGAAGAAGCCCTACACAGACAGGTACCAGAAGGAGAAGGAGGCCTACCAGGAAGTCGTCAAGCAAGAGAAGCGAGAGAAAGAAGCAATGAAGCTACTGGAAGAAGAGCAGATGCAGAAGACCGCCATGGAGTTGCTGGAACAATATTTGCAGTTTCAACAG GAAGTTGAAAAAGAGGGCAAGAAAGCAAG GAAAGAGAAGGATCCTTTGAAGCCAAAACATCCGATGTCAGCTTTCTTCTTGTTCTCGAAAGAACGCCGTGAAGCTCTGCTACAAGAGAAGAAAACCATCCTTGAG ATCTCAAAGATAGCAGGAGAGGAGTGGAAGAACATGGCAGAAGAGCAGAAAGCTCCCTATGAGGAG ATTGCTAAGACTCTGAAGGAAAATTACAACCAAGAGATTAAACTTTATAAGCAAAAGAAGATTGAG GAAGCTACTACtttagagaaggaagaggaggagcacATCAAAGTCCGGATGCAAGAAGCCCTCCAGCTGcttaagaagaaggagaaaacagATAACATGATCAAG GAAACTAAGGAGAATCGTAACAGGAAGAAGAAAGCTAAGGAAGAACAAATTGCAGATCCCAATAGGCCAAAGAGGCCACCCTCTTCTTTCCTTCTCTTTAG CAAGGAAGCAAGGAAACAAGTCATGGAGGAAAGACCAGGCATTCCAAATAATACCTTGAATGCTATGATTTCAGTGAAATGGaag GAAATGAATGAAGGGGAGAAGAAGATTTGGAATGACAAGGCAGCAGAAGGCCTTTGTGCGTACAAAAAAGAAGTAGAAGAATACAACAAGGCTTTAATGGAAAACAAGACTACTCCTAAAGAGTGA
- the LOC122041187 gene encoding uncharacterized protein LOC122041187, which produces MDGGGGESKVRVVRCPNCQKLLPELADISLYRCGGCGATLQAKGPPPKLEPSSDKPDGPKVEYLELSERTSESKPMVLDASLGLDLGGNTDGLGRHEEIALSTTTTTTTASTTTRKENCSGVDDLIEKNEREQYGSNGLYQPMLSVDSISNNGKAVVETILHEGEETEQLVDKSLYAQQALVQNAKNVWNPKAFRKGVQLDSYSDEGPSNYYQNARGRFPNGDFDKKKNLEPDQAEMLRMLDELRDQLQRTCEVTDKQKMSIMVDRSTTSCSSYTHHARANRFPNGSFSLNRSPSGRTPRELEHNASRLVSLANAPSQSSMTGYGDPLVHRKAPFHLAVEYPLRPVNNSNGQLDHHRANFYNQNVHYHQAACLCLHCNGRHFSGAARGHSTTLSHQVSYFTDNCELPHIAAPLILGSRSCNSRSRSIPSNPHEPRVHRKATISKNYGRLCHSFTGGAPFVICNYCFELLELPGKSLALNKKTNKLRCGACFKLISVYCDGSKLVASALALVSPVSPKDNGFAGYNPCNSDQHTDERLVLPCVVTSSDHEMIERAHGLKNTDEFDDMKGISSTSAMSEHANSSDNVISEKGVPNYADIPVGPQIISRTPSLPIHADQTIDGWGSGNCSKRSEQEKNTILSGNFRQNSLKDVSMATKMDLLVNEFPDVTSSRDDTALIIKHNIQPRTAKAGDSFLGSIKKSFRFHKSMTRDRSKVTVNGYPIPDRLVKKAEKQAGTIYPGDYWYDYRAGFWGVMGHPCQGIIPPFIEEFNYPMAKNCAGGNTGILVNGRELCQKDLDLLVGRGFSTATGSYMLDISGRVWDESSSEELDSIGKLAPTIEKMKHGFGMRVLRTFAK; this is translated from the exons ATggacggaggaggaggagagtcTAAGGTTCGAGTGGTGCGGTGCCCTAATTGCCAGAAGCTTCTTCCGGAGCTCGCCGATATCTCGCTCTATCGCTGCGGTGGTTGTGGCGCTACTCTTCAAG CAAAAGGACCACCCCCCAAGTTAGAACCTTCATCCGATAAACCTGATGGACCTAAGGTCGAATATCTCGAGCTCTCTGAGAGAACTTCAGAGAGCAAACCTATGGTTTTAGATGCAAGCTTGGGGCTTGATCTTGGTGGCAATACAGATGGACTTGGAAGACATGAGGAAATTGCCCTTTCTACTACAACTACTACTACTACTGCTTCTACTACTACGAGGAAAGAGAACTGTTCAGGAGTAGATGATCTCATCGAGAAGAACGAAAGAGAACAGTATGGTAGTAATGGCCTGTATCAGCCAATGTTATCAGTTGATAGTATAAGCAACAATGGGAAAGCAGTAGTCGAGACAATTTTACATGAGGGAGAGGAAACTGAGCAATTGGTTGATAAATCTTTATATGCTCAGCAAGCATTAGTCCAAAATGCCAAGAATGTTTGGAATCCGAAAGCTTTCAGAAAAGGTGTTCAACTTGATAGTTATTCTGATGAAGGTCCATCTAACTACTATCAGAATGCAAGAGGTAGGTTTCCTAATGGTGATTTTGACAAGAAAAAAAACCTTGAACCAGACCAAGCAGAGATGTTGAGAATGCTTGATGAATTAAGAGATCAGTTGCAAAGAACATGCGAAGTCACAGACAAGCAAAAAATGAGCATCATGGTTGATAGATCGACAACTTCCTGCAGTTCCTACACCCATCATGCCCGTGCCAATAGATTTCCTAATGGTTCATTTTCATTAAACCGAAGTCCTTCTGGTCGGACTCCAAGAGAATTGGAGCACAATGCGAGCAGACTGGTTTCTTTAGCTAATGCGCCTTCTCAGAGCAGCATGACTGGGTATGGGGATCCATTGGTCCATAGAAAAGCTCCATTTCACCTAGCTGTGGAGTACCCATTGAGGCCAGTCAACAATTCTAATGGGCAATTGGATCATCATCGTGCCAACTTCTATAATCAAAATGTACATTACCATCAAGCGGCCTGTTTATGCCTTCATTGCAATGGCAGACACTTCTCAGGAGCTGCAAGAGGCCATTCAACAACATTGAGTCATCAGGTCTCGTATTTTACAGATAATTGTGAATTACCTCATATTGCTGCTCCCTTGATCCTGGGGTCGAGAAGTTGTAATTCAAGATCGAGAAGTATTCCTTCTAATCCACACGAGCCACGGGTACATCGCAAGGCCACGATCAGCAAGAATTATGGGCGTCTGTGTCATTCCTTTACTGGTGGTGCCCCTTTCGTGATATGTAATTATTGCTTTGAACTTCTGGAACTACCTGGCAAATCTTTGGCACTgaacaagaaaacaaataaacTGAGATGTGGTGCTTGCTTCAAACTCATTTCCGTTTACTGTGATGGAAGTAAACTTGTCGCATCTGCTTTGGCACTAGTATCGCCTGTTTCACCCAAGGACAATGGCTTTGCTGGCTATAACCCATGCAATTCTGACCAACATACAGATGAAAGGTTAGTTTTACCATGTGTTGTTACAAGCAGTGATCATGAGATGATCGAAAGGGCACATGGGTTGAAGAACACAGATGAGTTTGATGATATGAAAGGGATCTCTTCTACTTCTGCTATGTCAGAGCATGCCAACAGCTCAGATAATGTAATCTCGGAGAAAGGGGTGCCTAACTATGCAGATATTCCCGTTGGACCTCAGATTATTTCACGCACACCGAGCCTTCCAATTCATGCTGATCAAACAATTGATGGATGGGGAAGTGGAAATTGCAGTAAACGCTCTGAACAAGAAAAGAATACAATCTTAAGCGGTAACTTCAGACAGAACTCACTCAAAGATGTTTCTATGGCAACCAAAATGGATTTATTAGTGAATGAATTTCCAGATGTAACTTCTTCTCGAGATGATACAGCCTTGATAATCAAACATAATATTCAGCCAAGAACAGCTAAGGCTGGAGATTCATTTCTTGGCAGCATCAAGAAGAGCTTTCGGTTCCATAAATCAATGACACGTGACAGATCTAAGGTTACAGTCAACGGTTACCCGATTCCTGACCGGTTAGTTAAGAAGGCTGAAAAACAAGCTGGCACAATATATCCTGGTGATTACTG GTATGACTATCGCGCTGGATTTTGGGGGGTGATGGGGCATCCATGCCAAGGCATTATTCCT CCATTCATTGAGGAGTTCAATTACCCAATGGCCAAGAATTGTGCAGGTGGAAACACTGGCATCCTTGTTAACGGACGCGAGCTCTGTCAAAAAGATCTGGATTTGCTTGTTGGTAGGGGGTTTTCAACTGCTACTGGTTCTTATATGCTCGACATTTCTGGGAGAGTTTGGGATGAATCCTCTAGTGAAGAGTTAGATAGCATCGGCAAACTTGCACCAAC AATTGAGAAAATGAAGCATGGATTTGGCATGCGGGTTTTGAGGACCTTTGCCAAGTGA